A region of Ictidomys tridecemlineatus isolate mIctTri1 chromosome 4, mIctTri1.hap1, whole genome shotgun sequence DNA encodes the following proteins:
- the Bad gene encoding bcl2-associated agonist of cell death isoform X1 produces the protein MGIPEKALIASTHAPGARKSGRPERKEGPGRKAVGPAGRRRGWHPAWSSPASGPNRDSFRELIGPAQSMFQIPEFEPSEQEDSSSAEGGLGPSPAGDRPGPYKNQPPGCGLAPGLPRDTGHQQWQATSSSNHGGAGATETRSRHSSYPADTDLDEGMEEEPSPFRGRSRSAPPNLWAAQRYGRELRRMSDEFEGSFMGLPRPRSAGTASQMRQSSSWTRFIQSWWDRNLGRRGSAPSQ, from the exons ATGGGGATCCCAGAAAAAGCCCTCATCGCTTCCACGCACGCTCCAGGCGCGAGGAAGTCAGGGCGACcggagaggaaggagggaccGGGGAGGAAGGCGGTAGGACCCGCAGGTCGGCGGCGAGGGTGGCACCCGGCCTGGAGTAGCCCCGCCTCCGGGCCAAACCGCGATTCATTCCGAGAGCTGATTGGACCAG CCCAGAGCATGTTCCAGATCCCAGAGTTTGAGCCCAGTGAGCAGGAAGACTCCAGCTCCGCAGAAGGGGGCCTGGGCCCCAGCCCCGCAGGGGACCGGCCAGGCCCCTACAAGAATCAACCACCAGGCTGTGGCTTGGCTCCAGGCCTCCCCAGGGACACGGGTCACCAGCAGTGGCAGGCAACCAGCAGCAGCAACCATGGAG GCGCCGGGGCTACGGAGACCCGGAGTCGCCACAGCTCGTACCCCGCAGATACCGATTTGGATGAAGGGATGGAAGAGGAGCCCAGCCCCTTCCGCGGCCGCTCGCGCTCGGCGCCCCCCAATCTCTGGGCTGCACAGCGCTACGGCCGCGAGCTCCGGAGGATGAGCGACGAATTCGAGGGCTCCTTTATG gGACTTCCTCGCCCGAGGAGCGCAGGCACAGCGTCGCAGATGCGGCAAAGCTCCAGCTGGACGCGCTTCATCCAGTCCTGGTGGGATCGGAACTTGGGGAGGCGAGGCTCCGCCCCCTCCCAGTGA
- the Bad gene encoding bcl2-associated agonist of cell death isoform X2, with the protein MFQIPEFEPSEQEDSSSAEGGLGPSPAGDRPGPYKNQPPGCGLAPGLPRDTGHQQWQATSSSNHGGAGATETRSRHSSYPADTDLDEGMEEEPSPFRGRSRSAPPNLWAAQRYGRELRRMSDEFEGSFMGLPRPRSAGTASQMRQSSSWTRFIQSWWDRNLGRRGSAPSQ; encoded by the exons ATGTTCCAGATCCCAGAGTTTGAGCCCAGTGAGCAGGAAGACTCCAGCTCCGCAGAAGGGGGCCTGGGCCCCAGCCCCGCAGGGGACCGGCCAGGCCCCTACAAGAATCAACCACCAGGCTGTGGCTTGGCTCCAGGCCTCCCCAGGGACACGGGTCACCAGCAGTGGCAGGCAACCAGCAGCAGCAACCATGGAG GCGCCGGGGCTACGGAGACCCGGAGTCGCCACAGCTCGTACCCCGCAGATACCGATTTGGATGAAGGGATGGAAGAGGAGCCCAGCCCCTTCCGCGGCCGCTCGCGCTCGGCGCCCCCCAATCTCTGGGCTGCACAGCGCTACGGCCGCGAGCTCCGGAGGATGAGCGACGAATTCGAGGGCTCCTTTATG gGACTTCCTCGCCCGAGGAGCGCAGGCACAGCGTCGCAGATGCGGCAAAGCTCCAGCTGGACGCGCTTCATCCAGTCCTGGTGGGATCGGAACTTGGGGAGGCGAGGCTCCGCCCCCTCCCAGTGA
- the Gpr137 gene encoding integral membrane protein GPR137 yields the protein MESNLSGLVPAAGLVPALPPTVTLGLTAAYTTLYALLFFSVYAQLWLVLLYGHKRLSYQTVFLALCLLWAALRTTLFSFYFRDTPRANRLGPLPFWLLYCCPVCLQFFTLTLMNLYFAQVVFKAKAKRRPEMSRGLLAVRGAFVGASLLFLLVNVLCAVLSRRRRAQPWALLLVRVLVSDSLFVICALSLAACLCLVARRAPSTSIYLEAKGTSVCQAAAMGGAMVLLYASRACYNLAALALAPRSRLDAFDYDWYNVSDQADLVNDLGNKGYLVFGLILFVWELLPTTLLVGFFRVHRPPQDLSTSRILNGQVFGSRSYFFDRAGHCEDEACSWEHSRGESTSMSGSLGSGSWYGAIGREPGWCGGSQTRTTPLLFSQVPGPGGHHHSLYSTPQT from the exons ATGGAGAGTAACCTGTCTGGCCTGGTGCCTGCTGCCGGGCTGGTTCCTGCCCTGCCGCCTACTGTGACCCTGGGGCTGACCGCGGCCTACACTACCCTGTATGCCCTGCTCTTCTTCTCTGTCTATGCCCAGCTCTGGCTGGTGCTTCTGTATGGGCACAAGCGTCTCAGCTATCAGACGGTGTTCCTGGCACTTTGTCTTCTCTGGGCCGCCCTGCGTACTACCCTCTTCTCCTTCTACTTCCGTGACACTCCCCGAGCCAATCGCCTGGGGCCCTTGCCCTTTTGGCTTCTCTACTGCTGTCCTGTCTGCCTGCAGTTCTTCACACTGACGCTCATGAACCTCTACTTTGCCCAG GTGGTGTTCAAGGCCAAGGCGAAGCGTCGGCCAGAGATGAGCCGAGGCTT GCTGGCCGTCCGAGGGGCTTTCGTGGGGGCCTCGCTGCTCTTTCTGTTGGTGAACGTGCTGTGTGCAGTGCTGTCCCGCCGGCGCCGGGCACAGCCCTGGGCCCTACTGCTGGTGCGCGTCCTGGTGAGCGACTCCCTCTTTGTCATCTGCGCCCTCTCTCTTGCTGCCTGCCTCTGCCTGGTTGCCCGGCGGGCCCCTTCCACTAGCATCTACCTGGAGGCCAAG GGGACCAGTGTGTGCCAGGCGGCTGCAATGGGTGGCGCCATGGTCCTGCTGTATGCCAGCCGGGCCTGCTACAATCTGGCAGCCCTGGCCTTGGCGCCCCGGAGCCGGCTGGATGCCTTCGATTACGACTGGTACAATGTTTCTGATCAG GCGGATCTGGTAAATGACCTGGGGAACAAGGGCTACCTGGTGTTTGGCCTCATCCTCTTCGTGTGGGAGCTCCTGCCCACCACCCTGCTAGTGGGCTTCTTCCGTGTGCATCGGCCCCCGCAGGACCTG AGCACCAGCCGCATCCTCAATGGGCAGGTCTTTGGCTCCCGTTCCTACTTCTTTGACCGAGCTGGGCACTGTGAGGACGAGGCCTGCTCCTGGGAGCATAGCCGGGGGGAGAGCACCAG CATGTCGGGCAGCCTAGGCTCTGGCAGCTGGTACGGCGCCATCGGGCGTGAGCCAGGCTGGTGTGGGGGCAGCCAGACGAGGACCACTCCTCTGCTCTTCTCCCAGGTGCCAGGACCAGGCGGCCATCACCACAGTCTCTACTCGACCCCACAGACGTGA